A genome region from Coleofasciculaceae cyanobacterium includes the following:
- a CDS encoding GIY-YIG nuclease family protein produces MIPITELHSLPKISGIYKVVDANNNVLYIGQAKNIYLRWNNGHHKTSKILAMCGTKAFIVWVQIPEWLLNRAENAAIAFDQPPLNIKTPPIV; encoded by the coding sequence ATGATACCAATTACTGAGCTTCATAGCTTACCAAAAATTAGCGGCATTTATAAAGTTGTCGATGCTAACAACAATGTTTTATATATTGGACAAGCAAAAAATATTTATCTTCGCTGGAACAACGGTCATCATAAAACAAGTAAAATACTTGCTATGTGTGGGACTAAGGCCTTTATTGTCTGGGTTCAAATACCAGAATGGTTATTAAACCGTGCCGAGAATGCTGCGATCGCGTTTGATCAGCCTCCTTTAAATATTAAAACTCCGCCTATTGTCTAA
- a CDS encoding Uma2 family endonuclease gives MITSPQNSYLTIKEYLQLETDSDIKHEYIDGEVYAMAGATDTHVTIAGNIFALLLSHLRGSGCRVYICDMKVTIEAKNYFYYPDILVIYEEKDKENSTFKKFPSLIIEVLSDFTEAFDRGDKCADYKSLPSLQEYVLVNPKKARIECFRGTERGLWLLQFYELKNEQFELASVDFAEKISDVYEKVVFSEQSGSKKQQNFI, from the coding sequence ATGATTACCTCTCCTCAAAATTCGTATTTGACAATCAAAGAATATCTTCAGTTAGAAACAGATAGCGATATCAAACATGAGTATATTGATGGTGAAGTTTATGCAATGGCTGGTGCTACCGATACCCATGTCACTATTGCAGGAAATATCTTTGCCCTACTACTTTCTCACTTAAGAGGTTCTGGGTGTCGGGTGTATATTTGCGATATGAAAGTCACGATTGAAGCCAAGAATTACTTTTACTATCCTGACATATTAGTGATTTACGAAGAGAAGGACAAGGAAAACAGTACGTTTAAAAAGTTTCCCAGTTTAATTATTGAAGTGTTATCTGACTTCACTGAAGCTTTTGACCGTGGTGATAAGTGTGCTGACTATAAGTCTTTGCCAAGCCTACAAGAATACGTGCTGGTTAATCCAAAAAAAGCAAGAATTGAGTGCTTTCGGGGCACAGAACGCGGTTTATGGTTGTTACAATTTTATGAATTAAAAAATGAGCAATTTGAATTAGCTAGCGTTGATTTCGCAGAAAAGATTAGTGATGTATACGAAAAAGTGGTTTTTAGTGAACAATCTGGTTCTAAGAAACAGCAAAATTTTATTTGA
- a CDS encoding TldD/PmbA family protein, whose amino-acid sequence MKDRIVEQVIDLANKKGIEAEVYYVASQDTPIEFGNNRLKSLETKASEGIALRVIADRKLGFASSTDLTRLSDLVDAAVSTAEIGDPVEFDFTQDVNSVEPKSDYQPPNTEKLVGVGEDLISKVHQYNPDILVDVSFHSRSSQVKLATTTNVYTEQNSQSLSAVLSGNLVRGEDFLQAYAYEVTRDRQPDYQAILNKLIVKYQRAEAKASITSGTYPVLFTPSAVSSTMGRMFGTIFSGQSVVQKASPLTDKLGEKIVDRQINVYEDPTIGVSACDFDDEGVPTSKKYLIEQGVVKQFYWDRRWAARHGVESSGNGFRGGISRPSPSLANVCISPGTTTVDDLIAGMEEGIIVDQVLGAGQSNVLAGEFSVNIDLGYKVEQGKIVGRVKDTMVAGNIFEAFSQIIDLSDRPEWVGSSAYVPHIVFAQLGVAARQ is encoded by the coding sequence TTGAAGGATCGGATAGTCGAACAGGTAATTGACCTGGCAAATAAAAAAGGTATCGAAGCAGAAGTGTATTACGTTGCCAGCCAGGATACGCCAATTGAGTTTGGTAATAACCGTTTAAAGTCATTAGAAACTAAAGCTTCAGAAGGTATTGCTTTAAGAGTAATTGCCGATCGCAAGTTGGGATTTGCTAGTTCTACAGATTTAACTCGTTTGTCAGATTTGGTTGATGCAGCCGTGTCTACTGCCGAAATTGGCGATCCTGTAGAGTTTGACTTTACTCAAGATGTTAATTCAGTTGAGCCAAAAAGCGATTACCAGCCTCCTAATACCGAAAAATTAGTCGGGGTAGGAGAAGACTTAATTAGCAAAGTTCATCAATATAATCCTGATATTTTAGTAGACGTTAGCTTTCATAGCCGTTCTAGTCAGGTAAAGCTAGCAACGACAACTAACGTTTACACCGAACAGAATAGCCAAAGTCTTAGTGCGGTTTTATCAGGTAATTTGGTGCGGGGCGAAGATTTTTTACAGGCTTATGCTTATGAAGTAACTCGCGATCGCCAACCAGACTATCAAGCAATTTTAAACAAGTTAATTGTTAAATATCAACGTGCTGAAGCTAAAGCAAGTATTACCAGCGGGACATATCCCGTGTTGTTTACTCCTAGTGCAGTCAGCAGCACTATGGGCAGAATGTTTGGCACAATTTTTTCTGGTCAATCTGTGGTGCAAAAAGCCTCTCCCTTAACCGATAAATTAGGCGAAAAAATAGTTGATCGACAAATTAATGTCTATGAAGATCCTACTATTGGAGTTTCTGCCTGTGATTTTGATGATGAGGGAGTACCCACCAGCAAGAAGTATTTGATCGAGCAAGGCGTGGTCAAGCAATTTTACTGGGATAGACGCTGGGCAGCTCGCCATGGAGTAGAATCTAGTGGCAATGGTTTTCGAGGCGGTATTTCGCGTCCTAGCCCCAGTTTAGCCAATGTCTGCATTAGCCCTGGTACAACTACCGTTGATGATTTGATTGCTGGCATGGAAGAAGGCATTATTGTCGATCAGGTTTTGGGTGCGGGACAATCTAATGTTTTAGCAGGTGAATTTTCCGTCAATATAGATTTAGGTTACAAAGTTGAGCAGGGAAAAATTGTCGGCAGAGTAAAAGATACAATGGTGGCAGGAAACATTTTTGAAGCCTTCAGCCAGATAATCGATCTAAGCGATCGCCCTGAATGGGTTGGTAGCAGTGCCTATGTTCCTCATATTGTTTTTGCTCAATTAGGTGTAGCAGCAAGACAGTAA
- a CDS encoding DUF3153 domain-containing protein — MKNISVVRFLLPVILCLTVLLTGCVDYQVGINFATPYSGEITQHVKVSEKLSNLAPSDTKKWLDSLQKRSRQLDGNVKKLNSQELLLIIPFGNGAELAQKFNQLFQTSIVPNATIPKDRVDLIKLNSQVSIHQSNLIFVERNSLDLAIDLRALKILSQQDKIIIDPDSIANLKFQLTTPWIARSISNSENLQPINNTLTKGLVWQLHPGEVNHIHAIFWLPSPIGIGTAIIILLMLLGYLLKYRRFPGIA; from the coding sequence ATGAAAAATATTAGCGTTGTGAGATTTTTATTGCCTGTCATTTTATGTTTAACAGTCTTGTTAACTGGCTGCGTTGATTATCAGGTAGGAATTAATTTTGCGACTCCCTATAGTGGAGAGATTACTCAGCACGTAAAAGTTAGTGAAAAACTGAGTAATCTTGCGCCATCGGATACGAAAAAATGGTTGGATAGTTTGCAAAAGCGATCGCGCCAACTTGATGGCAACGTTAAAAAACTTAATTCTCAAGAACTCTTATTAATTATTCCCTTCGGTAATGGTGCAGAATTAGCCCAAAAGTTTAATCAGCTTTTTCAAACTAGCATTGTTCCTAATGCGACTATTCCCAAAGATCGAGTCGATTTGATTAAGCTTAATTCCCAGGTATCGATCCATCAAAGCAACCTAATCTTTGTTGAAAGAAACAGCTTAGATCTGGCGATTGACCTAAGAGCATTAAAAATTCTGAGTCAACAAGATAAAATTATCATCGATCCAGATTCGATAGCTAACTTAAAGTTTCAGTTAACTACTCCTTGGATTGCTCGCAGTATCTCTAATTCAGAAAATCTTCAACCAATAAATAATACTTTAACAAAAGGTCTAGTTTGGCAACTCCATCCAGGCGAAGTTAATCATATCCATGCTATCTTTTGGCTACCTAGTCCTATTGGCATCGGTACAGCGATAATTATCTTGCTGATGCTCTTGGGTTACTTACTCAAATATCGCCGTTTTCCTGGCATAGCTTAG
- a CDS encoding toxin-antitoxin system HicB family antitoxin has product MINFEHYTYRVIWSAEDEEFVGLCAEFPSLSYLDETHLKALIGITNLIKDIVDDMEANGEKVPIPISEKKYSGVFQVRIPPERHRMLTIEAAEQNVSLNRLVSDKLAG; this is encoded by the coding sequence ATGATTAACTTTGAACACTATACTTATAGAGTCATTTGGTCAGCAGAAGACGAAGAGTTTGTAGGATTATGTGCAGAATTTCCGAGTCTTTCATACTTAGATGAAACACATTTAAAAGCATTGATAGGTATCACCAATCTAATTAAAGATATAGTTGATGACATGGAAGCTAACGGAGAAAAAGTTCCTATACCTATCTCGGAAAAAAAATACAGTGGAGTGTTTCAAGTTCGGATTCCTCCAGAACGCCATCGTATGTTAACAATTGAAGCTGCCGAGCAAAATGTTAGCCTGAATCGTTTGGTAAGCGATAAACTAGCTGGTTAG
- the acnB gene encoding bifunctional aconitate hydratase 2/2-methylisocitrate dehydratase, whose translation MLKAYKKHAAERAAMGIPALPLTAQQTSELCEILKNPPQAEQKELLELLRDRVPPGVDDAAYVKAGFLTGVAKGEIECPVISTTEAVRLLGTMVGGYNVKSLVNLLKSDDSAIATEATKALSKTLLVFDEFNDVLELSKSNLYAKQVIHSWANAEWFTHRPKPAEAVTVNVFKVPGETNTDDLSPAPHATTRPDIPLHALAMLESKMPDGLDTIAKLKEKGHPIAYVGDVVGTGSSRKSAINSVLWHIGNEIPFVPNKKAGGYILGNKIAPIFFNTAEDSGALPIECDVVQMNTGDVITIYPYKGEITNEAGEVISSFTLKPDTIIDEVRAGGRIPLLIGRALTDKTREALGLDTSEVFTRPSMPEDTGKGFTLAQKMVGKACGLAGVRPNTSCEPIMTTVGSQDTTGPMTRDELKELACLGFNADLTLQTFCHTAAYPKPVDIQTHKDLPDFFSTRGGVALRPGDGIIHSWLNRMLLPDTVGTGGDSHTRFPLGISFPAGSGLVAFASALGVMPLDMPESVLVRFTGELQPGITLRDIVNAIPWVAIQEGKLTVSKENKQNVFNGRVMEMEGLPNLKVEQAFELTDATAERSCSGSTIKLSENTVAEYLRSNVALLKNMVARGYQDARTLMRRVARMEQWLANPELMSADKDAEYADIIEVNLSEIKEPIVAAPNDPDNVKLMSECAGDKVDEVFIGSCMTNIGHYRAAAKILEGAGVVKGRLWICPPTRMDEKQLREEGIYGVFAAAGARTEMPGCSLCMGNQARVEDNATVFSTSTRNFNNRMGKGAQVYLGSAELAAVCALLGKIPTVEEYMTVVKEKIAPFENDLYRYLNFDQIDSFEDEGRVISLEEMPKIEDILGMPV comes from the coding sequence ATGTTAAAAGCATATAAAAAACACGCAGCCGAAAGAGCAGCTATGGGTATTCCTGCGTTACCCTTAACAGCACAGCAAACTTCAGAACTATGTGAAATATTAAAAAATCCTCCCCAAGCAGAACAAAAAGAACTACTAGAATTATTAAGAGATAGAGTTCCACCTGGGGTAGACGATGCAGCCTATGTTAAGGCTGGTTTCTTAACTGGCGTAGCTAAGGGTGAGATTGAGTGTCCTGTAATTTCTACCACCGAAGCAGTACGCTTACTTGGTACGATGGTTGGAGGGTACAATGTTAAGTCTTTGGTTAATTTATTAAAGTCTGATGATAGTGCGATCGCCACTGAAGCAACTAAGGCATTAAGTAAAACTCTGTTAGTATTTGATGAGTTTAATGATGTCTTGGAATTATCTAAAAGCAATTTATATGCCAAACAGGTAATTCATTCTTGGGCAAATGCAGAATGGTTTACCCATCGCCCTAAGCCGGCTGAAGCCGTTACCGTTAACGTCTTTAAAGTACCAGGAGAAACCAACACCGATGACCTATCTCCTGCACCCCATGCGACAACTCGCCCAGACATTCCTCTCCATGCTTTAGCAATGCTAGAGTCAAAGATGCCCGATGGATTAGACACCATTGCGAAGTTAAAAGAAAAAGGACATCCTATTGCCTATGTAGGTGATGTGGTTGGGACAGGATCTTCTCGTAAATCAGCGATTAACTCTGTATTGTGGCACATTGGCAATGAAATTCCTTTTGTTCCCAACAAGAAAGCTGGAGGCTATATTCTGGGTAACAAAATTGCGCCGATCTTTTTTAATACCGCCGAAGATTCTGGTGCATTACCCATCGAATGTGATGTTGTCCAAATGAATACGGGCGATGTAATTACGATCTATCCCTATAAAGGCGAAATTACTAACGAAGCTGGCGAAGTTATTTCTAGCTTTACTCTCAAACCAGATACGATCATCGATGAAGTACGGGCAGGAGGTAGAATTCCTTTACTTATTGGTCGTGCATTAACTGATAAAACCAGAGAAGCATTAGGACTAGATACGTCTGAAGTCTTTACTCGCCCCTCTATGCCAGAAGATACAGGCAAAGGTTTTACTTTGGCGCAAAAAATGGTTGGTAAAGCCTGTGGTTTGGCAGGGGTTCGTCCTAATACATCCTGCGAACCGATTATGACTACCGTTGGTTCTCAAGATACTACAGGACCGATGACACGGGATGAATTAAAAGAGTTGGCTTGTCTTGGTTTTAATGCCGACCTAACTTTGCAAACCTTCTGTCATACCGCAGCCTATCCTAAACCTGTAGACATTCAAACTCATAAAGATTTACCTGATTTTTTCTCGACTCGTGGTGGAGTAGCGTTGCGTCCTGGAGATGGTATTATCCACTCTTGGTTAAATAGAATGCTATTACCCGATACGGTTGGTACTGGCGGAGACTCTCATACTCGTTTTCCCTTAGGTATATCCTTTCCTGCTGGTTCAGGTTTGGTTGCTTTTGCCTCTGCCTTGGGTGTAATGCCTCTAGATATGCCTGAATCTGTTTTAGTTCGCTTTACAGGAGAATTACAGCCAGGAATAACTTTAAGAGATATCGTTAACGCTATTCCTTGGGTAGCTATTCAAGAGGGCAAACTAACTGTTTCTAAAGAAAACAAGCAAAATGTCTTTAACGGGCGAGTTATGGAAATGGAAGGCTTACCTAATCTCAAGGTAGAACAAGCTTTTGAGCTGACGGATGCTACCGCCGAACGTTCGTGTTCTGGTAGTACGATCAAACTTAGTGAAAACACTGTCGCCGAATATTTACGTTCTAACGTGGCACTGCTGAAAAACATGGTTGCCCGTGGCTATCAAGATGCCCGTACTCTAATGCGTCGCGTAGCTAGAATGGAACAGTGGCTTGCCAATCCCGAGTTAATGTCTGCCGACAAGGATGCAGAATATGCTGATATTATTGAAGTCAACCTCAGTGAAATAAAAGAACCTATCGTCGCTGCACCCAACGATCCTGATAACGTTAAGCTAATGTCAGAATGTGCAGGAGATAAAGTAGACGAAGTATTTATTGGTTCTTGCATGACCAACATCGGACATTATCGCGCTGCTGCCAAAATCCTTGAGGGTGCAGGGGTAGTTAAGGGACGCTTATGGATTTGTCCCCCTACTCGCATGGATGAAAAGCAACTGCGCGAGGAAGGTATCTACGGAGTGTTTGCTGCTGCTGGCGCACGTACCGAAATGCCTGGCTGTTCTCTTTGCATGGGTAATCAAGCCCGTGTGGAAGATAATGCTACTGTCTTTTCTACTTCTACCCGCAACTTCAATAACCGCATGGGTAAAGGCGCGCAGGTTTACCTAGGTTCGGCGGAATTAGCTGCTGTCTGTGCCTTGTTGGGTAAGATTCCTACCGTGGAAGAATACATGACAGTTGTCAAAGAGAAAATTGCACCTTTTGAAAACGATCTATATCGCTATCTCAACTTTGATCAGATTGATAGCTTTGAAGATGAAGGTAGAGTAATTTCGTTAGAAGAAATGCCTAAAATTGAGGATATT